The following coding sequences are from one Elusimicrobium minutum Pei191 window:
- a CDS encoding SurA N-terminal domain-containing protein, translating to MSFLQKYKNIIIIVIVISFIGGLFYAGYNSFSVGLSNHETIAKVGNEKIKARQYNRIVEQQERELRRLATEDFDDDGGSLLNYLKQRALQTLMFQSAMVQSAEKYGIHTPDFEIAYMIQTAPAFTNNGLFSKQAYVWTVRNQLMMTPAEFENQERRNMQMNKMANIIMSSYKSTPEELLFNYKTQYGTIKDYAKKKEDFIPTVAETKSLAAQDAFLIDFNSKNEIKSLIQE from the coding sequence ATGTCTTTTTTGCAAAAGTATAAAAACATCATTATTATAGTTATTGTCATCTCTTTTATCGGAGGTTTGTTTTACGCCGGATATAATTCTTTTTCGGTGGGGCTTTCCAACCATGAAACAATTGCAAAAGTAGGCAATGAAAAAATAAAAGCCAGACAGTATAACAGAATTGTGGAACAACAGGAACGCGAACTCAGGAGATTAGCCACGGAAGATTTTGACGATGACGGCGGCTCTCTTTTAAACTATCTTAAACAGCGTGCTCTTCAGACTTTAATGTTCCAGTCGGCCATGGTACAAAGCGCTGAAAAATACGGTATTCACACACCCGATTTTGAAATAGCTTATATGATTCAAACTGCTCCCGCTTTTACAAACAACGGTTTATTTAGCAAGCAGGCATACGTGTGGACAGTTAGAAACCAGCTTATGATGACGCCTGCGGAATTTGAAAACCAGGAACGCAGAAACATGCAAATGAATAAGATGGCTAATATTATCATGTCTTCATATAAATCCACCCCTGAAGAACTTTTATTTAATTATAAAACCCAATACGGTACTATCAAAGATTACGCTAAGAAAAAAGAGGATTTTATTCCGACCGTGGCCGAAACAAAAAGCCTTGCCGCTCAAGACGCTTTTCTTATTGATTTTAACAGTAAAAATGAAATTAAAAGTTTAATCCAGGAGTAA